The proteins below come from a single Paracoccus sp. SCSIO 75233 genomic window:
- the nuoH gene encoding NADH-quinone oxidoreductase subunit NuoH: MAEFWASPLGYAIIMLGQGLAIIAFVMGSLIFMVYGDRKIWAAVQMRRGPNVVGPWGLLQTFADALKYVCKEIVVPAGADKFVFFLAPFLSMTLALVAFVAVPFGPGWVMANINVGILFIFAMSSLEVYGTIMGGWASNSKYPFLASLRSASQMISYEVSMGLIIIGIIISAGSMNLSQIVESQRGAGLLSWYWLPHLPMLVLFFVSALAETNRPPFDLAEAESELVAGHMVEYSSTPYLLFMAGEYIAIFLMCALISVLFFGGWLSPVPFLPDGVLWMVIKMWFWFWMFSMVKAIVPRYRYDQLMRIGWKVFLPLSLGWVVLIAIFARYEVLGGFWARAATGG; this comes from the coding sequence ATGGCTGAATTCTGGGCATCTCCGCTGGGTTACGCGATCATCATGCTTGGTCAGGGCCTTGCGATCATCGCCTTCGTGATGGGTTCGCTGATCTTCATGGTTTACGGCGACCGCAAGATCTGGGCGGCGGTCCAGATGCGGCGCGGGCCGAACGTGGTCGGACCGTGGGGGCTGCTTCAGACCTTCGCCGATGCGCTGAAATATGTCTGCAAGGAAATTGTCGTCCCGGCGGGTGCGGATAAATTCGTCTTTTTCCTTGCGCCTTTCCTGTCGATGACGCTGGCGCTTGTCGCCTTCGTTGCGGTGCCGTTCGGGCCGGGCTGGGTGATGGCGAATATCAATGTCGGCATCCTGTTCATCTTCGCCATGTCCTCGCTTGAGGTCTATGGCACGATCATGGGTGGCTGGGCGTCGAACTCCAAATATCCGTTCCTGGCTTCGCTGCGCTCTGCCTCGCAAATGATTTCCTATGAGGTCAGCATGGGTCTGATCATCATCGGGATCATCATCTCGGCCGGGTCGATGAACCTGTCGCAGATCGTGGAATCCCAGCGTGGGGCCGGGCTGCTGAGCTGGTACTGGCTGCCGCATCTGCCGATGCTGGTGCTGTTCTTTGTCTCGGCGCTGGCAGAGACCAACCGCCCGCCTTTCGATCTGGCGGAAGCGGAATCCGAACTCGTGGCCGGTCACATGGTCGAATATTCCTCGACCCCGTATCTGCTGTTCATGGCGGGGGAATATATCGCCATCTTCCTGATGTGCGCCCTGATCTCCGTCCTGTTCTTCGGCGGCTGGCTGTCGCCGGTGCCGTTCCTGCCGGACGGGGTGCTGTGGATGGTCATCAAGATGTGGTTCTGGTTCTGGATGTTCTCGATGGTGAAGGCGATTGTGCCGCGCTACCGCTACGACCAGCTCATGCGGATCGGCTGGAAGGTTTTCCTTCCGCTGTCGCTCGGCTGGGTCGTGCTGATCGCGATCTTCGCCCGTTATGAAGTGCTTGGCGGGTTCTGGGCCCGCGCAGCGACAGGAGGTTGA
- a CDS encoding carboxymuconolactone decarboxylase family protein, translated as MSDAFNRLFQQMLQSGQEMAQAFNPAMEHVDTRAFEKLVPTMPADMLEMWFGKTFNREGLDAKTRLLLTIGAITVQGALAEPQLRMTIRQALAAGATKREIAETIYQMSMFAGLPAMQKALEIASSVYEEEDKE; from the coding sequence ATGAGTGATGCATTTAACCGCCTGTTTCAGCAGATGCTCCAGTCCGGGCAGGAGATGGCGCAAGCCTTCAATCCGGCGATGGAACATGTCGACACCCGTGCCTTTGAAAAACTGGTTCCGACCATGCCGGCGGATATGCTGGAAATGTGGTTCGGCAAGACCTTCAACCGCGAGGGGCTGGACGCCAAGACCCGGCTTCTGCTGACCATCGGGGCGATCACCGTTCAGGGTGCATTGGCCGAGCCGCAATTGCGCATGACCATTCGTCAGGCGCTCGCGGCGGGTGCGACCAAGCGCGAGATTGCGGAGACGATTTATCAGATGAGCATGTTCGCCGGGCTTCCCGCCATGCAGAAGGCACTGGAGATCGCCTCCAGCGTCTATGAAGAGGAGGACAAGGAATGA
- a CDS encoding NADH-quinone oxidoreductase subunit J, translating to MTVFAFYLFAVVACWAGFMVVISKNPVHSVLWLILTFLCAAGLFVLQGAEFVAMLLLIVYVGAVAVLFLFVVMMLDVDFAELKGELARFLPLGLVIALALLTVLGMSVTGWQSADGAAANLAAPMAANTENTNSIGLVLYDRYFLAFQLAGLVLLVAMIGAIVLTLRHRRDVKRQNVLKQMWTDPKKQVELRDVEPGQGL from the coding sequence ATGACGGTTTTCGCATTCTATCTGTTCGCTGTCGTGGCGTGCTGGGCCGGTTTCATGGTTGTGATTTCGAAGAACCCCGTCCACTCGGTCCTCTGGCTTATCCTGACTTTCCTCTGTGCCGCGGGGCTGTTCGTGCTTCAGGGGGCGGAGTTCGTCGCCATGCTGCTGCTGATCGTCTATGTCGGCGCGGTCGCGGTGCTGTTCCTGTTCGTCGTGATGATGCTCGACGTGGACTTCGCGGAGTTGAAGGGGGAACTGGCGCGGTTCCTGCCGCTCGGTCTGGTCATCGCGCTTGCGCTGCTGACCGTGCTGGGGATGAGCGTGACGGGCTGGCAGTCTGCCGATGGCGCCGCCGCCAATCTGGCCGCGCCGATGGCGGCGAATACGGAAAACACGAACTCCATCGGGCTGGTGCTCTATGACCGCTATTTCCTGGCCTTCCAGCTTGCCGGACTGGTGCTGCTGGTGGCGATGATCGGCGCGATTGTTCTGACCCTGCGGCATCGCCGCGACGTGAAGCGTCAGAACGTGCTGAAACAGATGTGGACGGACCCGAAAAAGCAGGTCGAACTGCGGGACGTCGAGCCGGGGCAGGGGCTTTGA
- the nuoK gene encoding NADH-quinone oxidoreductase subunit NuoK: MIGLTHYLVVGAILFVTGIFGIFVNRKNVIVILMSIELMLLAVNMNFVAFSAHLGDLNGQVFTLFVLTVAAAEAAIGLAILVVFFRNRGTIAVEDVNVMKG; this comes from the coding sequence ATGATCGGATTGACACATTATCTGGTGGTGGGGGCGATACTGTTCGTCACCGGCATCTTTGGCATCTTCGTGAACCGCAAGAACGTCATCGTCATCCTCATGTCGATCGAACTCATGCTGCTGGCCGTGAACATGAACTTCGTCGCCTTCTCGGCGCATCTGGGTGACCTGAACGGGCAGGTCTTTACCCTGTTCGTGCTGACGGTCGCGGCGGCGGAGGCGGCCATCGGGCTTGCGATCCTCGTGGTGTTCTTCCGCAACCGCGGCACCATTGCCGTCGAAGACGTCAACGTGATGAAGGGCTGA
- the nuoE gene encoding NADH-quinone oxidoreductase subunit NuoE gives MLRRLSPIQPDSFEFTPANLEWARAQTTKYPEGRQQSAIIPVLWRAQEQEGWLSRPAIEYCADLLGMPYIRALEVATFYFMFQLHPVGSVAHIQICGTTTCMICGAEDLIRVCREKISPHAHTLSADGKFSWEEVECLGACSNAPMAQIGKDYYEDLTVEKLSALIDALGAGKVPVPGPQNGRFSSEAKGGPTALTDLAPPAKPNNASVTLALDLGDTVKRIDGTEVPILTPWVKNGGAGEEAAASTPAEKPSEPQQDQASDDKAASPAQAEPAAEQAAPGRRPAGLDQAREGGPDDLKEISGVGPVLEKLLHSLGFYHFDQVAKWDDAEIAWVDENLEGFKGRVTRDDWVGQARKIIENREGKSS, from the coding sequence ATGCTTCGCCGCCTTTCCCCCATCCAGCCGGACTCGTTCGAGTTCACGCCAGCCAATCTCGAATGGGCGCGGGCGCAGACGACCAAATATCCCGAGGGGCGTCAGCAATCGGCGATTATCCCGGTGCTTTGGCGCGCGCAGGAACAGGAAGGCTGGCTCTCGCGTCCGGCCATCGAATATTGCGCCGACTTGCTGGGGATGCCTTATATCCGTGCGCTTGAAGTGGCGACCTTCTACTTCATGTTCCAGCTTCACCCGGTTGGCAGCGTTGCACATATCCAGATTTGCGGGACGACGACCTGCATGATCTGCGGGGCCGAAGACCTGATCAGGGTCTGCCGCGAGAAGATTTCGCCGCATGCACATACCCTGTCGGCGGATGGCAAGTTTTCCTGGGAAGAGGTCGAGTGCCTCGGGGCATGTTCTAACGCCCCGATGGCCCAGATCGGCAAGGATTATTACGAAGATCTGACGGTTGAGAAGCTGTCGGCGCTTATTGATGCGCTCGGCGCGGGCAAGGTGCCGGTGCCGGGACCGCAAAACGGGCGTTTCTCGTCCGAGGCGAAGGGCGGACCGACCGCCCTGACCGATCTTGCGCCACCGGCAAAGCCGAATAACGCTTCGGTGACGCTTGCGCTCGATCTCGGCGATACGGTGAAGCGGATCGACGGGACCGAGGTGCCGATCCTGACACCCTGGGTGAAGAATGGCGGGGCCGGAGAAGAAGCGGCTGCGTCAACACCTGCGGAAAAACCCTCCGAACCACAGCAGGATCAAGCATCTGACGACAAAGCTGCCTCGCCCGCACAGGCTGAGCCTGCGGCAGAACAGGCAGCACCGGGGCGCCGTCCTGCCGGGCTCGATCAGGCGCGCGAGGGCGGACCTGATGACCTGAAGGAGATTTCAGGCGTGGGCCCTGTGCTCGAAAAACTGCTGCATAGCCTTGGCTTTTATCATTTCGATCAGGTCGCGAAGTGGGATGATGCAGAAATCGCCTGGGTTGATGAAAACCTTGAGGGCTTCAAGGGGCGCGTGACCCGCGACGACTGGGTCGGACAGGCCAGAAAAATTATCGAGAATCGCGAAGGCAAGAGCAGCTAG
- the nuoG gene encoding NADH-quinone oxidoreductase subunit NuoG: MADLRTIKIDGREIEVDPNLTLIQACEQAGIEVPRFCYHERLSIAGNCRMCLVEVVGGPPKPAASCAMQVKDLRPGKDGAPSEIRTNSPMVKKAREGVMEFLLINHPLDCPICDQGGECDLQDQAMAYGVDFSRYREPKRAAEELNLGPLVETHMTRCISCTRCVRFTTEVAGITQMGQTGRGEDSEITSYLNETLNSNLQGNIIDLCPVGALVSKPYAFTARPWELTKTETIDVMDALGSNIRVDTKGREVMRILPRNNDAVNEEWVSDKTRFVWDGLRRQRLDRPYIRENGKLRAADWGEALAAAATAMKGKKIAGLIGDLVPVEATFSLKQMIEGLGGKVECRTDRARLPAGNRSAYVGTATIADIDDAEMIQLIGTDPRNEAPVLNARIRRAWSRGAMIGLVGEPVDLTYEYAHVGNDRAALESLSSREISQETKDKPTMVIVGQGAIREADGEAVLAHAMRLAENTNSKLLILHTAAARVGAMDVGAVTEGGLDAAIDGAEVVYNLGADEVDIAPGAFVIYQGSHGDRGAHRADLILPGACYTEENGLFVNTEGRPQLAMRANFAPGVAKENWAILRALSAELGTKLPWDNLSALRRALVEAVPHLGQVDQVAANEWQPLDRFDLGNAGFRYAVTDFYLTNPIARASALMGELSAMAAARSASPDLAAE; this comes from the coding sequence ATGGCAGATTTGCGCACCATCAAGATTGACGGCAGGGAAATCGAAGTCGATCCCAACCTGACCCTGATTCAGGCCTGCGAGCAGGCAGGGATCGAGGTGCCGCGCTTCTGCTATCACGAACGTCTGTCGATTGCCGGCAATTGCCGGATGTGCCTTGTGGAGGTGGTGGGCGGCCCGCCCAAACCCGCCGCCTCCTGCGCGATGCAGGTCAAGGATCTGCGCCCCGGCAAGGACGGCGCGCCGTCCGAGATCCGCACCAACTCGCCGATGGTGAAGAAGGCCCGCGAGGGGGTGATGGAGTTCCTGCTCATCAACCATCCGCTTGACTGCCCGATCTGCGATCAGGGCGGCGAATGCGATTTGCAGGATCAGGCGATGGCGTACGGCGTCGATTTCAGCCGCTATCGCGAGCCGAAGCGGGCGGCGGAAGAACTCAATCTCGGTCCGCTGGTCGAGACACATATGACGCGCTGCATCTCGTGCACGCGCTGTGTCCGTTTCACGACCGAGGTGGCGGGCATCACCCAGATGGGCCAGACCGGCCGGGGTGAGGATAGCGAAATCACCAGCTATCTCAACGAGACGCTGAACTCGAACCTGCAGGGCAATATCATCGATCTTTGCCCGGTCGGGGCTCTGGTCAGCAAGCCCTATGCCTTTACCGCCCGCCCGTGGGAATTGACCAAGACCGAGACCATCGATGTGATGGATGCGCTCGGCAGCAATATCCGCGTGGATACGAAGGGGCGCGAGGTCATGCGCATCCTGCCGCGCAACAATGACGCGGTGAACGAGGAGTGGGTCAGCGACAAGACCCGGTTCGTCTGGGACGGGCTGCGCCGTCAGCGTCTGGACCGGCCCTATATCCGTGAGAACGGCAAGCTGCGCGCGGCTGACTGGGGCGAGGCGCTGGCCGCTGCCGCGACGGCCATGAAGGGCAAGAAAATTGCCGGTCTGATCGGTGATCTGGTCCCGGTCGAGGCGACGTTCAGCCTGAAGCAGATGATCGAAGGGCTTGGCGGCAAGGTCGAATGCCGGACCGACCGGGCGCGACTGCCTGCCGGGAACCGCTCCGCCTATGTCGGGACCGCGACGATTGCCGATATTGATGACGCGGAGATGATCCAGCTCATCGGCACTGATCCCAGAAATGAGGCACCGGTTCTCAATGCCCGCATTCGCAGGGCGTGGAGCCGGGGTGCCATGATCGGGCTGGTCGGTGAGCCGGTCGATCTGACCTATGAATACGCTCATGTCGGCAATGATCGCGCCGCGCTGGAAAGCCTTTCCTCGCGCGAGATCAGTCAGGAAACCAAGGACAAGCCGACGATGGTGATCGTCGGGCAGGGCGCGATCCGGGAAGCGGATGGCGAGGCGGTTCTGGCCCATGCGATGCGTCTAGCGGAGAACACCAACTCCAAGCTGCTGATCCTTCACACAGCTGCGGCCCGTGTCGGCGCGATGGATGTCGGTGCCGTGACCGAGGGCGGGCTGGATGCGGCCATCGACGGGGCCGAGGTGGTCTATAATCTCGGCGCGGACGAGGTCGATATCGCGCCGGGTGCGTTCGTGATCTATCAGGGCAGTCATGGCGACAGGGGCGCGCATCGCGCCGATCTGATCCTGCCGGGGGCCTGCTATACCGAAGAAAACGGTCTGTTCGTCAACACCGAGGGCCGGCCGCAACTGGCCATGCGCGCCAATTTCGCGCCGGGTGTCGCCAAGGAAAACTGGGCGATCCTGCGGGCGCTGTCGGCGGAGCTTGGCACGAAGCTGCCCTGGGACAACCTGTCCGCGCTGCGCCGCGCTCTGGTCGAGGCCGTGCCGCATCTGGGGCAGGTGGATCAGGTGGCGGCGAACGAATGGCAGCCGCTGGATCGCTTCGATCTGGGCAATGCCGGTTTCCGCTATGCGGTGACGGATTTCTACCTGACCAACCCGATTGCGCGGGCATCTGCGCTGATGGGCGAATTGTCGGCGATGGCGGCTGCGCGAAGCGCGTCGCCGGATCTGGCTGCGGAATAA
- the nuoI gene encoding NADH-quinone oxidoreductase subunit NuoI, with the protein MAFDLARATKYFLLWDFIKGFGLGVKYFVAPKETINYPHEKGPLSPRFRGEHALRRYPSGEERCIACKLCEAICPAQAITIDAEPREDGSRRTTRYDIDMTKCIYCGFCQEACPVDAIVEGPNFEFATETREELFYDKDKLLENGARWEAEIARNLAMDAPYR; encoded by the coding sequence ATGGCTTTCGATCTTGCCCGCGCAACCAAGTATTTCCTGCTGTGGGACTTCATCAAGGGGTTTGGTCTGGGGGTGAAGTATTTCGTCGCGCCCAAGGAAACCATCAACTACCCGCATGAAAAAGGCCCGCTCAGCCCGCGTTTCCGTGGCGAACATGCGCTGCGCCGCTACCCTTCCGGGGAAGAGCGCTGCATCGCCTGCAAGCTGTGCGAGGCGATCTGCCCGGCTCAGGCGATCACGATCGATGCCGAGCCGCGCGAGGATGGCAGCCGCCGGACGACGCGCTACGACATCGACATGACCAAGTGCATCTATTGCGGTTTCTGTCAGGAAGCCTGCCCGGTCGATGCCATTGTCGAAGGCCCGAATTTCGAGTTCGCCACCGAAACCCGCGAAGAGCTGTTCTACGACAAGGACAAGCTGCTTGAGAACGGCGCTCGCTGGGAGGCCGAAATTGCCCGTAACCTTGCGATGGATGCGCCGTACAGATGA
- a CDS encoding DUF5337 domain-containing protein: protein MRDPARQDAAQLRLAAIVMAVTAVLWLAANWAGQRYGWPSQYAFLADLAAIAGFVWSLLVTWRIWRRSKARPGKEG from the coding sequence ATGCGCGACCCCGCCCGTCAGGACGCAGCCCAGCTTCGCCTCGCGGCCATTGTCATGGCGGTGACGGCGGTGTTGTGGCTGGCGGCGAACTGGGCGGGGCAGCGCTATGGGTGGCCGTCGCAATACGCGTTTCTCGCGGATCTTGCGGCCATCGCGGGTTTTGTCTGGTCGCTGCTTGTGACCTGGCGTATCTGGCGGCGCAGCAAGGCGCGGCCGGGCAAGGAAGGATGA
- a CDS encoding DUF5333 domain-containing protein, translated as MKKLILSALTASIVAAAVPALAQVPLSQEKYINDRLIAARVADRVRRECGSIDARIVYAWSQARALKRYAQNQGYSDAQIDAFLDSKQDKARIYAAAEDYLTRNGAAKGDAESYCRIGRAEIASKSVAGSFLVAK; from the coding sequence ATGAAAAAACTTATCCTATCCGCACTGACTGCAAGCATTGTCGCCGCTGCCGTTCCGGCTTTGGCGCAGGTGCCGCTCAGCCAGGAGAAATACATCAATGATCGGCTGATCGCTGCACGGGTCGCGGACCGGGTGCGGCGGGAATGCGGGTCGATAGATGCGCGCATCGTCTATGCCTGGAGCCAGGCGCGCGCATTGAAGCGTTATGCGCAGAATCAGGGCTACTCGGACGCCCAGATCGACGCATTTCTCGACAGCAAGCAGGACAAGGCCCGGATCTATGCCGCGGCTGAGGACTATCTGACCCGGAACGGCGCGGCGAAGGGGGATGCGGAATCCTATTGCCGCATCGGCCGGGCCGAAATCGCAAGCAAGTCGGTCGCCGGATCATTCCTGGTGGCCAAGTAA
- the nuoF gene encoding NADH-quinone oxidoreductase subunit NuoF, whose amino-acid sequence MLKDQDRIFTNIYGMGDRSLKGAQSRGCWDGTADIIARGRDKVVEEVKASGLRGRGGAGFPTGLKWSFMPKESDGRPAYLVINADESEPATCKDREIMRHDPHTLIEGALIASFAMGAHAAYIYIRGEFIRERESLQNAIYECYDAGLLGPNAAGSGWDFDLYLNHGAGAYICGEETALLESLEGKKGMPRMKPPFPAGAGLYGCPTTVNNVESIAVVPTILRRGPEWFASFGRANNAGTKLFGLTGHVNTPCVVEEAMSIPMRELIEKHGGGIRGGWQNLKAIIPGGASCPILTAEMCENAIMDYDGMKELKSSFGTACMIVMDQDTDVIKAVWRLSKFFKHESCGQCTPCREGTGWMMRVMERLVTGEAEVEEIDMLLDVTKQVEGHTICALGDAAAWPIQGLIRNFRGEIEDRLKAKKTGRMGAMAAE is encoded by the coding sequence ATGCTGAAGGATCAGGACCGGATCTTTACCAACATCTACGGGATGGGCGACCGCTCGTTGAAGGGCGCGCAGTCGCGTGGCTGCTGGGATGGGACCGCCGACATCATTGCGCGCGGTCGCGACAAGGTGGTCGAGGAGGTCAAGGCGTCCGGCCTGCGGGGGCGTGGCGGGGCGGGTTTCCCGACCGGCTTGAAATGGTCTTTCATGCCCAAGGAATCCGATGGCCGTCCGGCCTATCTGGTCATCAACGCCGACGAATCCGAGCCCGCGACCTGCAAGGACCGCGAGATCATGCGCCACGATCCGCACACGCTGATCGAGGGCGCGCTGATCGCCAGCTTCGCAATGGGCGCGCATGCGGCCTATATCTATATCCGCGGCGAGTTCATTCGCGAGCGGGAAAGCCTGCAAAATGCGATCTACGAATGCTACGATGCCGGGTTGCTGGGGCCGAATGCGGCTGGCTCCGGCTGGGATTTCGACCTGTATCTGAACCACGGTGCCGGGGCCTATATCTGTGGCGAGGAAACCGCGCTTCTGGAAAGCCTCGAAGGCAAGAAGGGCATGCCGCGCATGAAGCCGCCTTTCCCGGCGGGGGCGGGGCTTTATGGCTGCCCGACCACGGTGAACAATGTCGAATCCATTGCCGTTGTTCCGACCATCCTGCGGCGCGGTCCGGAGTGGTTCGCCAGCTTCGGGCGGGCGAATAACGCCGGAACCAAGCTGTTTGGCCTGACTGGCCATGTGAACACGCCCTGCGTCGTCGAAGAGGCGATGTCGATCCCGATGCGTGAGCTGATCGAGAAACATGGCGGCGGCATTCGCGGCGGCTGGCAGAACCTCAAGGCGATCATCCCCGGCGGCGCATCCTGCCCGATCCTGACCGCCGAGATGTGCGAGAATGCCATCATGGATTACGACGGCATGAAGGAGCTGAAATCGAGCTTCGGCACCGCTTGCATGATCGTGATGGATCAGGACACCGATGTCATCAAGGCGGTCTGGCGGCTGTCGAAATTCTTCAAGCATGAAAGCTGCGGCCAGTGCACGCCCTGTCGCGAGGGCACCGGCTGGATGATGCGGGTGATGGAGCGTTTGGTGACCGGCGAGGCGGAGGTCGAAGAAATCGACATGCTGCTCGACGTGACCAAGCAGGTCGAAGGCCACACGATCTGCGCGCTTGGCGACGCGGCAGCATGGCCGATTCAGGGTCTTATCCGCAATTTCCGGGGTGAGATCGAGGATCGCTTGAAGGCGAAGAAAACCGGGCGCATGGGCGCCATGGCGGCGGAGTGA
- a CDS encoding NADH-quinone oxidoreductase subunit D, which produces MDGNLRVNTYDDGSVDAYTDEQAIRNFNINFGPQHPAAHGVLRMVVELDGEIVERADPHIGLLHRGTEKLMESRTYLQNLPYFDRLDYSSPQNQEHAWCLAIEKLTGTVVPERAQIIRVMFAEIGRILNHLLGVTTGAMDVGALTPPLWGFKAREELMVFCERASGARLHMAYFRPGGVHQNLPPDLIDDIEEWCESFPALVDDLDGLLTENRIFKQRLVDIGIVSEQDALDWGYTGVMVRGSGLAWDLRKSQPYDGYENYDFKVAVGKNGDCYDRYLVRMAEIRESTRIIKQACEKLRNTPGDVLARGKLTPPKRSEMKQDMESLIHHFKLYTEGFKVPAGEVYAAVEAPKGEFGVYLVSDGTNKPYRAKLRAPGFAHLQSMDWMATGHMLSDIPAFIATLDIVFGEVDR; this is translated from the coding sequence ATGGACGGCAATCTTCGCGTCAACACTTATGATGACGGCTCGGTAGACGCCTATACCGACGAACAGGCGATCCGGAACTTCAACATCAACTTCGGTCCCCAGCACCCGGCGGCGCATGGTGTGCTGCGGATGGTGGTGGAACTCGACGGCGAAATCGTCGAGCGGGCGGACCCGCATATCGGTCTGCTGCATCGCGGCACCGAAAAGCTGATGGAGTCGCGGACCTATCTCCAGAACCTGCCATATTTCGACCGGCTCGATTATTCCTCGCCGCAGAACCAGGAGCATGCCTGGTGCCTGGCGATCGAGAAGCTGACAGGCACCGTGGTGCCGGAGCGGGCGCAGATCATCCGCGTCATGTTCGCGGAGATCGGTCGTATCCTGAACCACCTGCTCGGTGTCACCACCGGGGCAATGGATGTCGGTGCGCTTACCCCGCCGCTTTGGGGGTTCAAGGCGCGCGAGGAACTGATGGTGTTCTGCGAGCGGGCTTCCGGCGCTCGGCTGCACATGGCCTATTTCCGGCCCGGCGGCGTCCATCAGAATCTGCCGCCCGATCTGATCGACGATATCGAGGAATGGTGTGAAAGCTTCCCGGCACTTGTCGACGATCTCGACGGTCTGCTGACAGAGAACCGCATCTTCAAGCAGCGGCTTGTGGATATCGGCATCGTGTCCGAGCAGGATGCGCTCGATTGGGGCTACACGGGCGTGATGGTCCGCGGCTCCGGCCTCGCATGGGATTTGCGCAAATCGCAGCCCTATGACGGCTATGAAAACTACGACTTCAAGGTCGCCGTCGGCAAGAACGGCGATTGCTATGACCGCTATCTGGTGCGCATGGCCGAAATCCGGGAATCGACCCGGATCATCAAACAGGCCTGCGAAAAGCTGCGGAATACGCCCGGTGATGTGCTGGCGCGCGGCAAGCTGACCCCGCCGAAGCGCAGCGAGATGAAGCAGGACATGGAAAGCCTGATCCATCACTTCAAGCTGTATACCGAAGGGTTCAAGGTGCCCGCGGGCGAGGTTTATGCGGCGGTCGAAGCGCCCAAGGGCGAATTCGGCGTCTATCTGGTGTCGGACGGGACGAACAAACCCTACCGCGCCAAGCTGCGCGCACCGGGTTTTGCACATCTTCAGTCGATGGACTGGATGGCGACCGGGCACATGCTGTCCGACATTCCGGCCTTCATCGCGACGCTGGATATTGTTTTTGGTGAGGTGGACCGATGA